One Anaeromicrobium sediminis genomic window, CATCTACTTCTTCTTTTGTTATATTAACTGGCGGTGCTATTAGGCAGTGATCTCCTCTTACTCCATCTACACTTCCTCCACCAGGATAAATCACTAAACCTTCTTCTAAACAATGATTAGTTAACATACCCTTTACTGCTTTTTTAGTGTCAAATGGTTCTTTAGTGTCTTGATCTTTAACGAACTCAATACCAATCATTAATCCCTTACCTCTAATATCTCCTACGATAGGATATTTGTATAGAGTTTGGATTTTTTCCATTAAGTAATCTCCCATAACAGCAGCATTTTCTACAAATCCTTCTCTTTCCATTATTTCAATTACTTTGTGAGCAATTCCACAAGATAATGGATTTCCTGCATAAGTGTGTCCATGAACAAAGTGTCCAGAACCTTCTACCATTATTGTATTAAATATTTTATCGCTAGCAATACAAGCTCCCATTGGAGTATATCCACAGCTCATTCCCTTAGCTGTAGTTATAATATCTGGAACTACATCAAAATGCTCCATCGCAAATTTCTTACCAGTTCTACCAAATCCAGCCATTACTTCATCTACTATTAATAATACGTCATACTTATCACAAATAGCTCTAACCATTTCAAAGTAAGTCTTAGTAGGGTGAACTCCTGGAGCTGCAGATCCTACAACTGGCTCCGTAATAAATGCAGCCACATTATCTGCTCCAATTCTTATGATTTCAGCTTCTAGAGCCTCAGCAGCCTTTATACTAGTTTCTTCTAATGTTTCACATCCCCATGGATTTCTATAGTGATAAAATTGTGGAATCTTAGGGAAATTAATTAACATTGGGTCATATATTTTTCTTCTTCCAGTGATACCTGTCATTGATAATGATCCCATAGTATTTCCATGGAATGAGTTCCACTTAGAGATAACTTTCCACTTAGAGCTTGATGCTCCATCTCTTTCAACAAAGTATTGTCTTGCCATTTTAATAGCAGTTTCAGTAGATTCAGATCCACCAGATACGAAGTATACATGGTTTAAATCTCCTGGTGCCCACTCTGCAACTTTAGCAGCACAATCTTCAATAGAGTCTACTGTCCATCTAGAAAGATGTGTAAATGCAATTCTTTCAACATGCTCTTTAACATACTCTGCCACTTCTTTATTTCCATGTCCAATATTAGCTACAGCTGATCCTGAACAACCATCTAAATATTTCTTTCCCTTTTCGTCATAAAGGTAAACACCTTCGCCTTTTACGATTTTTGGATAATGCCAATTTTGATTTCTGTAAAACACATGATTTTTAGGTGCCTTATTAAGACTCATAATTAACTCCCCTTTTTTGTTATTAATTTTATAATTTTATTAATTTATTATCTTTTTAAATAACTTGCAATGAGTCACAGGTGACGAGTAATTCATTCATATATTTTTCACCCTTCACCTGTATCCCATTACCATACTGACATAATATGTACGGATGGTCAATAACCATCTCAAATTATTGTACCATATTGATTAACTATGCAACTCTCTTAACAGGAATACTCTCCTTGTCAAATGTCTTTCTATCTAAGTCACCTTCCATACCAGCAACTGCTGTAGCAACTACTAAGTCTCCTAAAGCATTAGTTGAAGTATGTGCTTGGTCTACTATTCTATAGATTCCTGCAACTAGGGCAATACCATCTAGTGGAAGACCCATTCCCGTAAGTAATGCAATACTGATTAAAAGACCAACTTGTGGTACAGCTGCACAACCAACTGATAATAATGTAGCTTGAAGTACTAGCATAGCTTGCATTTTAAAGCTTAAAGGAATTCCATAAATTTGTGCTGCAAATAAAACTATTATTCCAAAGTAAATTGATGTTCCATTCATATTAGCTGTAGCTCCAAGTGGTAATATGAAACTTGCATTTTCTTTTGGTAATCCCAATTCTTCATCTGCAATTCTCATTGTTACAGGTAGTGTTGCCATAGAACTACAAGTACTAAAGGCAACTAACCAAGTTTGGAATGCTTTTTTATAGAATTTGATTGGGTTTACCTTTGCAAATACCATTAATACTAATGTATAAATCACAGCGATATGAATAAATGATGCTAAGTAATCTGCTAGGATGAACTTTGATATTGGTCCAAAGATTTTTAAACCAAACTTTGTAGTAGCCTTAGCCATTAGTCCGAAAACTCCATATGGTGTAAACTTAACTACAATGTCTGTAATCTTAAACATTACTTCAGATACCTTATCTACTAAATCAATAAGTTCTTTTCCCTTTTGGCCCATCATTAAAAGTGCTGCTCCAATGAATACACTAAATGAAATTATATGAAGCATTTCACCCTTTGCCATAGATTCAACTGGGTTTTTAGGGAAGAAGTTTAAAATAGTATCAGCTATTCCTGGAAGTTCTTTAACCTCTACTGCCTGTGCCGCTTCTCCTAATTGGATTCCAGCTCCTGGCTGAATAATATGTGCCACAATTAATCCTATTGTAACAGCACAGAATGCCGTTGCAAAGAATAAGGCAACTGCTTTAATACCTATACTTCTTAGTTTTTTCAAGTCCCCTAGGTTGGCAACTCCACTAATTATTGAGAAAAATACTAAAGGTACAACTACCATTCTAATTAGTCTTAAGAATAAATCCCCTAATAAAGCAAATACTGGAACAATCTTAGCTATAGTTGCATTGTCTTCGCCACCCATTGTACTGAATATAAATCCAACAGTAGCCCCTAAAATCAATCCTATAAAGATTTTGTGAAATAATTTTAACTTAAATTTCTGTTTCATTTGTCTCCTCCTTAGTGTCTATATTAATGACTAACAATTCTTTATCTCCTCTTTAGAAGTGAAGATAAGAAATTGTAGAATCACTAGATGGATCAGCTAAAATTCAGAATACCTTCTTAATTTTAGTTTCATCCTGGTTAAGTATATAGTGCT contains:
- a CDS encoding aspartate aminotransferase family protein; its protein translation is MSLNKAPKNHVFYRNQNWHYPKIVKGEGVYLYDEKGKKYLDGCSGSAVANIGHGNKEVAEYVKEHVERIAFTHLSRWTVDSIEDCAAKVAEWAPGDLNHVYFVSGGSESTETAIKMARQYFVERDGASSSKWKVISKWNSFHGNTMGSLSMTGITGRRKIYDPMLINFPKIPQFYHYRNPWGCETLEETSIKAAEALEAEIIRIGADNVAAFITEPVVGSAAPGVHPTKTYFEMVRAICDKYDVLLIVDEVMAGFGRTGKKFAMEHFDVVPDIITTAKGMSCGYTPMGACIASDKIFNTIMVEGSGHFVHGHTYAGNPLSCGIAHKVIEIMEREGFVENAAVMGDYLMEKIQTLYKYPIVGDIRGKGLMIGIEFVKDQDTKEPFDTKKAVKGMLTNHCLEEGLVIYPGGGSVDGVRGDHCLIAPPVNITKEEVDELFASFEAGIQKTCKELGYEI
- a CDS encoding dicarboxylate/amino acid:cation symporter; its protein translation is MKQKFKLKLFHKIFIGLILGATVGFIFSTMGGEDNATIAKIVPVFALLGDLFLRLIRMVVVPLVFFSIISGVANLGDLKKLRSIGIKAVALFFATAFCAVTIGLIVAHIIQPGAGIQLGEAAQAVEVKELPGIADTILNFFPKNPVESMAKGEMLHIISFSVFIGAALLMMGQKGKELIDLVDKVSEVMFKITDIVVKFTPYGVFGLMAKATTKFGLKIFGPISKFILADYLASFIHIAVIYTLVLMVFAKVNPIKFYKKAFQTWLVAFSTCSSMATLPVTMRIADEELGLPKENASFILPLGATANMNGTSIYFGIIVLFAAQIYGIPLSFKMQAMLVLQATLLSVGCAAVPQVGLLISIALLTGMGLPLDGIALVAGIYRIVDQAHTSTNALGDLVVATAVAGMEGDLDRKTFDKESIPVKRVA